The Candidatus Cloacimonas sp. genome has a segment encoding these proteins:
- the ugpC gene encoding sn-glycerol-3-phosphate ABC transporter ATP-binding protein UgpC: MAKVTVKKLNKFYDNNVHAVKDVTFTAEDNEFVVLVGPSGCGKTTILRMIAGLEDISSGEIYIGDVLVNDVPPKERDIAMVFQNYALYPHMTVFDNMAFALKMRKMPKDEIKQKVNDSAKLLGIESMLKRKPGQLSGGQRQRVALGRTIVRNPKVFLFDEPLSNLDAKLRVAMRAEIVKLHKSIGNTMLYVTHDQVEAMTMADRIVVMKDGVIQQIDAPLKIYNDPANIFVAGFIGSPAINITNGKIIRNEGALHFASEDYLVKLTSRQEEILKNYENKAIIMGIRPEDIYDSRFDAMAEFPQKIVTKVDFVEPLGNEYHVVLTTAHNEYTARFDPKELPQMGQELKITFDMVKAHFFDPESEGNLY, translated from the coding sequence ATGGCTAAAGTAACCGTAAAGAAACTGAATAAGTTTTACGATAACAATGTGCATGCCGTTAAGGATGTTACTTTCACGGCTGAAGACAATGAATTTGTAGTTTTGGTTGGTCCTTCTGGCTGCGGAAAAACCACTATTTTAAGAATGATAGCCGGTTTGGAAGATATTTCTTCGGGAGAAATTTACATTGGCGATGTTTTGGTTAACGATGTTCCCCCCAAAGAAAGAGATATAGCCATGGTCTTTCAAAATTATGCTCTCTACCCGCATATGACTGTTTTTGACAATATGGCTTTTGCACTTAAAATGCGAAAAATGCCCAAAGATGAAATCAAGCAAAAAGTAAACGATTCGGCAAAATTACTGGGCATTGAAAGTATGCTGAAACGGAAACCGGGTCAGCTTTCGGGTGGACAAAGACAGCGCGTTGCCTTGGGAAGAACCATTGTGCGTAATCCAAAGGTCTTTCTTTTTGATGAACCGCTTTCCAATCTGGATGCCAAATTGCGCGTTGCGATGCGTGCCGAGATTGTTAAATTGCATAAATCAATAGGCAATACGATGTTGTATGTTACCCACGATCAAGTGGAAGCAATGACAATGGCAGATAGAATCGTAGTTATGAAAGATGGAGTTATTCAGCAAATTGATGCTCCCCTCAAAATATATAATGACCCGGCTAATATATTTGTAGCCGGTTTTATAGGCAGTCCCGCCATCAATATTACCAATGGCAAAATAATCAGAAATGAAGGCGCTTTGCATTTTGCCAGTGAGGATTATTTGGTAAAACTCACTTCCCGCCAAGAAGAAATTTTAAAGAATTACGAAAATAAAGCCATTATTATGGGTATCCGACCCGAAGACATTTATGATTCACGCTTTGACGCTATGGCGGAATTTCCCCAAAAAATTGTTACTAAAGTGGATTTTGTAGAGCCCTTAGGCAATGAATATCATGTTGTCTTAACTACTGCGCACAATGAATATACAGCTCGTTTTGATCCCAAGGAATTACCTCAAATGGGCCAAGAATTGAAAATAACCTTTGATATGGTTAAAGCTCATTTCTTTGATCCCGAAAGCGAAGGCAATCTATACTAA
- a CDS encoding septum formation initiator family protein: MKSKNKKLSPAQRFVFWGIIIVMVVWILFLASNSFLNTWKLKHRVEQLEKETAVLKAQNDSLEQENNRLKTDPEAAEKAARENFGFTKPDETVFRFVPAKDDEPTK, encoded by the coding sequence ATGAAATCTAAAAATAAAAAGCTGAGCCCTGCGCAGCGTTTTGTCTTCTGGGGAATAATAATCGTGATGGTTGTCTGGATTCTTTTTTTAGCCAGCAACAGTTTTCTAAATACTTGGAAATTAAAGCACCGGGTGGAACAGTTGGAAAAAGAAACGGCAGTTTTGAAGGCGCAGAATGATAGTTTAGAACAAGAAAATAACCGTCTGAAAACAGATCCGGAAGCAGCTGAAAAAGCCGCCAGAGAAAATTTCGGATTCACTAAACCCGATGAAACCGTTTTTCGTTTTGTCCCCGCTAAAGATGATGAACCGACTAAGTAG
- a CDS encoding GGDEF domain-containing protein codes for MMNRLSSQSHIYDIALFTNVNLNTRTKLKQLTNDLITADDDTRNQILEKISDIVTSDCADNIDNPLFCEFTGLLIQFLLDYFLQIKTTHESTFYHYLNFLSQLPITTESPYYAYINKIAQENPDTEKDFMQSFDQLQLLYLLTDNGDYQNAEELLTQLEPVIDKKQMSFWVLIQLAQIAMFRHHNKPAELLKTYLNLIIEVYNRDSSDSSINFIIRWLISTSWHKQNIIKKTLLLRIYDYISDQKSLNTAMVLYELFTMEDRLVPSAEKIDYQRLLIKYPASVLNVQQLHSLYFFAGYYNCSVLSNFKDSIQNYQYSNYFLHKSWDSLLSLSRFLREKLDPEHYFSAMPFWEIRIRELSNQASLQNSAYVESLQTNFYKIEELYEKVEELSLTDSLTGLRNRRYLEGNLLQMIVLAARHNVPVCLSMIDIDFFKLVNDNYGHLAGDYVLKEIAAIISSEFRKSDVIIRYGGDEFIVILFDLDPQQSYSLMEELRQKIEASSFMFHNQMITVTISIGIACDFHKGIQPTNLTKCISFADQACYLAKTGGRNRIEMYRADDGSIENNC; via the coding sequence ATGATGAACCGACTAAGTAGTCAATCGCACATTTACGATATAGCTCTGTTCACTAATGTGAACCTAAACACAAGAACAAAGCTGAAACAATTGACTAATGACTTGATTACGGCTGATGACGATACTCGCAACCAGATTTTGGAGAAAATAAGCGACATTGTAACTTCCGACTGTGCGGATAACATCGATAATCCTCTTTTCTGCGAATTTACCGGCTTACTCATTCAATTTTTGCTGGACTATTTTCTGCAAATAAAGACCACGCATGAAAGCACATTTTATCATTATCTGAATTTCTTAAGCCAGTTACCCATCACAACTGAATCACCTTATTATGCCTATATTAATAAAATAGCGCAGGAAAATCCGGATACCGAAAAGGATTTTATGCAATCATTTGATCAGCTTCAATTACTCTATTTATTAACCGATAATGGCGATTATCAAAATGCCGAAGAACTGTTAACGCAACTGGAGCCAGTAATTGACAAAAAGCAGATGAGTTTTTGGGTGTTGATTCAGCTTGCTCAGATAGCTATGTTTCGTCATCATAACAAGCCCGCGGAACTGTTAAAAACATATCTGAACTTGATTATTGAGGTCTATAACAGAGATAGCAGTGATAGCTCGATAAATTTTATTATTCGCTGGCTCATTTCCACTTCCTGGCATAAACAGAATATTATCAAAAAGACCCTTTTACTAAGGATTTACGATTACATTTCCGATCAGAAATCGCTAAACACCGCTATGGTGTTATATGAATTATTTACGATGGAAGATCGTTTGGTTCCTTCTGCGGAAAAAATAGATTATCAGCGGTTATTGATTAAGTATCCAGCATCGGTTTTGAATGTGCAACAGCTTCATTCACTCTATTTTTTTGCCGGATATTATAACTGCAGCGTGCTTTCCAATTTCAAGGATTCCATCCAGAACTATCAATATTCCAATTATTTTCTGCATAAAAGCTGGGATAGTTTGCTCAGTTTATCACGCTTTTTGAGAGAAAAGCTCGATCCTGAACATTACTTTTCCGCTATGCCTTTTTGGGAAATTCGCATCCGAGAACTTAGCAATCAGGCATCTTTACAAAACAGCGCTTATGTGGAAAGTTTGCAGACCAACTTCTATAAAATAGAAGAACTCTATGAGAAAGTGGAAGAATTATCGCTAACGGACAGCTTAACCGGTTTGCGCAACAGAAGATATTTGGAAGGAAACCTGCTTCAAATGATTGTTTTGGCTGCCAGGCACAATGTTCCCGTATGCTTAAGTATGATTGACATTGATTTTTTTAAGCTGGTGAATGATAATTACGGGCATTTGGCAGGGGACTATGTTTTAAAAGAAATTGCCGCCATCATTAGCTCCGAATTTCGTAAAAGCGATGTTATCATTCGCTACGGAGGAGATGAATTTATCGTTATTCTCTTTGATTTAGATCCCCAACAGAGCTATTCTCTGATGGAAGAATTGCGCCAAAAAATTGAGGCATCGTCTTTTATGTTTCACAATCAGATGATCACCGTTACCATCAGTATTGGCATTGCTTGTGATTTTCACAAAGGAATTCAGCCCACCAATCTTACTAAATGTATTTCTTTTGCCGATCAGGCCTGTTATCTTGCCAAAACCGGCGGACGCAACCGGATAGAAATGTATCGAGCAGATGATGGCTCTATAGAAAATAACTGCTGA